In Geminocystis sp. NIES-3709, a single genomic region encodes these proteins:
- the psbB gene encoding photosystem II chlorophyll-binding protein CP47, with amino-acid sequence MGLPWYRVHTVVINDPGRLIAVHLMHTALVAGWAGSMALYELAIFDPSDAVLNPMWRQGMFVLPFMARLGVTGSWGGWSITGETGIDPGFWSFEGVAIAHIILSGLLFLAAVWHWVFWDLELFTDSRTGEPALDLPKMFGIHLFLSGLLCFGFGAFHLTGLWGPGMWVSDPYALTGHVQAVAPEWGPAGFNPFNPGGVVAHHIAAGIVGIIAGLFHLSVRPPERLYKALRMGNIETVLSSSIAAVFFAAFVVAGTMWYGNATTPVELFGPTRYQWDQGYYQQEIQRRVETSIASGATAEEAWAAIPEKLAFYDYVGNSPAKGGLFRTGAMDKGDGIAQGWLGHPVFKDKDGNELFLRRLPNFFETFPVVLTDADGVVRADIPFRRAESALSIEQTGVTVSFLGGDLDGKTFSDPLDVKRYARKAQLGEPFEFDTETLNSDGVFRTSTRGWFTFGHACFALLFFFGHIWHGARTLFRDVFAGIDPDLDPDQVEWGLFQKVGDKSTRRPESA; translated from the coding sequence ATGGGACTACCTTGGTATAGAGTACACACAGTTGTAATTAACGATCCGGGTCGTTTAATTGCAGTGCATTTAATGCACACCGCATTGGTAGCAGGTTGGGCAGGATCTATGGCTTTATATGAATTAGCCATATTTGATCCCAGTGACGCTGTGTTAAATCCCATGTGGAGACAAGGAATGTTCGTATTACCCTTTATGGCACGTTTAGGGGTAACAGGATCTTGGGGTGGTTGGAGTATCACCGGAGAAACTGGCATTGATCCTGGATTTTGGTCTTTTGAAGGTGTGGCGATCGCTCATATCATCTTATCTGGATTACTTTTTTTAGCGGCTGTATGGCACTGGGTATTCTGGGATTTAGAATTGTTCACTGACTCCCGTACTGGTGAACCAGCCCTCGATCTACCTAAAATGTTCGGCATTCACTTATTCTTATCTGGATTACTATGTTTCGGTTTTGGTGCATTCCACCTAACTGGATTATGGGGACCTGGAATGTGGGTATCTGATCCTTACGCTTTAACTGGACACGTTCAAGCCGTAGCGCCTGAATGGGGACCTGCCGGTTTTAACCCCTTTAACCCCGGTGGAGTTGTTGCTCACCATATTGCGGCGGGGATCGTTGGTATTATCGCTGGTTTATTCCATCTCAGTGTTCGTCCTCCAGAAAGACTTTATAAAGCCCTTCGTATGGGTAACATTGAAACCGTACTATCTAGCAGTATCGCCGCCGTGTTTTTTGCTGCTTTCGTCGTCGCTGGAACTATGTGGTATGGAAATGCTACCACCCCAGTAGAATTATTCGGACCTACCCGTTATCAATGGGATCAAGGTTACTATCAACAAGAAATTCAGCGCCGAGTAGAAACAAGTATTGCTAGCGGTGCTACTGCGGAGGAAGCATGGGCGGCAATTCCTGAAAAACTAGCATTCTATGACTATGTTGGGAATAGTCCTGCTAAAGGTGGTTTGTTCCGTACTGGTGCGATGGATAAAGGAGACGGTATTGCTCAAGGTTGGCTAGGTCATCCTGTGTTCAAAGATAAAGATGGTAACGAATTATTTTTACGTCGTCTTCCTAACTTCTTTGAAACCTTCCCTGTAGTTTTAACTGATGCAGATGGAGTTGTCCGTGCAGATATTCCTTTCCGTCGTGCTGAATCAGCTTTGAGTATTGAACAAACTGGCGTTACCGTTAGTTTCTTAGGTGGAGACTTAGATGGTAAAACCTTTAGTGATCCCCTTGATGTTAAACGCTACGCGCGTAAAGCACAATTGGGCGAACCATTTGAATTTGATACTGAAACTCTTAACTCTGATGGTGTATTCCGTACCAGTACTCGTGGTTGGTTTACCTTTGGTCATGCTTGTTTTGCTTTACTGTTCTTTTTCGGTCATATTTGGCATGGTGCTCGTACATTATTCCGTGATGTATTTGCAGGTATCGACCCCGATTTAGATCCAGACCAAGTAGAATGGGGATTATTCCAGAAAGTGGGTGATAAATCTACTCGTCGTCCAGAATCTGCATAA
- the pdxA gene encoding 4-hydroxythreonine-4-phosphate dehydrogenase PdxA, whose protein sequence is MIFKHNNKINLAITLGDPASIGSEVILKALANPFFSHQTEITIIGSRCCLEKAYHDLHNKTKVNLVHPEILNIFDMITFPDFNWGEGNIHTGKASFLYLEKAIELTLGGTFDGIVTAPIAKSLWQKAGYDYPGQTEVLAKKSGVDKFGMMFVAKSPHTGWILRTLLATTHIPLKAVADSLNPPLMNLKLDLLIHTLREDFNLTNPHIAIAGLNPHSGEDGKLGTEEKEWLNDWLESARKRYPQAKLTGLTPPDTLWVKPAQAWYHDPNIATADGFLALYHDQGLIPVKSMAFDQAINTTIGLPFVRTSPDHGTAFDIAGQGIANASSMISAIELAIELCQNRKLKQVK, encoded by the coding sequence ATGATTTTTAAACATAATAATAAAATTAACCTTGCTATAACTTTAGGAGATCCGGCTAGTATTGGTTCAGAAGTTATCCTTAAAGCCTTAGCTAATCCTTTTTTTTCTCATCAAACGGAAATAACGATAATCGGTTCTCGATGTTGTTTAGAAAAAGCCTATCATGATTTACACAATAAAACTAAAGTTAATCTCGTACATCCTGAAATATTGAACATTTTTGATATGATAACATTTCCTGATTTTAATTGGGGAGAGGGGAATATTCACACGGGTAAGGCTAGTTTTTTATATTTAGAAAAAGCGATCGAATTGACTTTGGGGGGTACATTTGATGGTATTGTCACAGCCCCTATTGCTAAGTCTTTGTGGCAAAAAGCGGGGTATGATTATCCCGGACAAACAGAAGTATTAGCAAAAAAATCTGGTGTTGATAAATTTGGCATGATGTTTGTGGCTAAGTCTCCTCATACGGGGTGGATTTTACGCACTCTTTTAGCGACAACTCATATTCCCTTAAAAGCAGTTGCTGACAGTCTTAATCCTCCTCTGATGAATTTAAAATTAGATTTGCTTATTCACACTCTCAGAGAAGATTTTAACTTAACTAATCCCCATATTGCGATCGCTGGTTTGAATCCTCATAGTGGAGAAGACGGTAAATTAGGTACTGAAGAAAAAGAATGGTTAAATGACTGGCTAGAAAGTGCCAGAAAACGCTATCCTCAAGCAAAATTAACAGGGTTAACTCCTCCTGATACTTTATGGGTAAAACCTGCTCAGGCATGGTATCACGACCCAAATATTGCCACTGCTGATGGTTTTTTAGCCCTATACCATGATCAAGGTTTAATACCCGTGAAATCTATGGCTTTTGATCAAGCAATTAATACGACGATCGGCTTACCTTTTGTTCGTACTTCTCCTGATCATGGTACCGCTTTTGATATTGCTGGTCAAGGTATTGCCAATGCTAGTAGCATGATTTCCGCTATTGAATTGGCGATCGAGTTGTGTCAAAATCGGAAGTTAAAGCAGGTAAAATAA
- a CDS encoding pentapeptide repeat-containing protein — MNKKKKLVSIILCLATIITVYLIDIPNAHAYSKNDISQLIEHNKCIKCDLSNYHFTKNKFNFEKANLSQSNLHKTNFKNLNLYKTNFFETDLSFGDLENIKGVKSEFKRSDLTYANLKNSNLNRADFTQAKLIHANLSHSILEKANFEKANLESANLIQATLNGANFTKANLSKADLDLANLSSNSKSHSTNFSDANLTQTQIVNAKAQKVNFNNANLYQTDFDGSDLSESFLENANLAEANLSHVNLSNAHLRKANLINASLVYANLSNADLRNANLEKANLTGANLENTRLKGAIMPDGKIHQ, encoded by the coding sequence ATGAACAAGAAAAAGAAGTTAGTATCTATAATTTTGTGCTTAGCAACAATTATAACAGTTTATCTGATCGATATTCCCAATGCTCATGCCTATAGTAAAAATGATATTTCTCAATTAATAGAACATAATAAATGTATTAAATGTGATTTATCTAATTATCATTTTACTAAAAATAAATTTAATTTTGAAAAAGCTAATTTATCACAATCTAACTTGCATAAAACTAATTTCAAAAATTTAAACTTATATAAAACTAACTTTTTTGAAACAGATTTAAGTTTTGGCGATTTGGAAAATATTAAAGGAGTTAAAAGTGAATTTAAAAGAAGTGATTTAACCTATGCTAATCTCAAAAATAGTAATCTTAATAGGGCAGATTTTACTCAAGCAAAACTGATTCATGCTAATTTAAGTCATAGTATCTTAGAAAAAGCCAATTTTGAAAAGGCTAATTTAGAATCAGCTAATTTAATTCAAGCCACTTTAAATGGTGCAAATTTTACGAAAGCAAATTTGAGTAAAGCAGATTTAGACTTAGCAAATCTAAGTAGTAATAGTAAAAGTCATTCTACTAACTTCAGTGATGCTAATTTAACTCAAACACAAATAGTTAATGCGAAAGCACAAAAAGTTAATTTTAATAATGCGAATCTTTACCAAACAGATTTTGACGGTAGTGATTTAAGTGAATCTTTCTTAGAAAATGCTAATTTAGCTGAAGCAAATTTGAGTCATGTAAATTTAAGTAATGCTCATCTCAGAAAGGCTAATTTAATCAATGCTTCTTTAGTTTATGCTAATTTGAGTAATGCTGACCTCAGAAATGCAAATCTTGAAAAAGCGAATTTAACTGGGGCAAATTTAGAAAATACTAGACTTAAAGGTGCAATTATGCCTGATGGTAAAATTCATCAGTAA
- a CDS encoding DUF4332 domain-containing protein, which produces MVEFSSIDVKNLPGISPIDVKNLKSLGINTNFALLQCTIDRQKQEELALKMGVNVKNILKWTALADLSRLESVGSKYCGLILHSGILSCSELSQASTFKLHRQIVRLQVGTLRNKDLCPPLSLVHTWIKEAKTLGIRN; this is translated from the coding sequence ATGGTAGAGTTTTCTTCGATCGATGTAAAAAATTTACCGGGTATAAGCCCTATAGATGTGAAAAATCTTAAATCTCTTGGTATCAATACTAATTTCGCCTTACTTCAATGCACAATTGATCGTCAAAAACAAGAAGAATTAGCCTTAAAAATGGGAGTAAATGTTAAAAATATTTTAAAATGGACTGCTTTAGCTGACCTATCCCGTCTTGAAAGTGTAGGGAGTAAATATTGCGGTTTGATTTTACATTCGGGAATTTTGTCTTGCAGTGAATTGAGTCAAGCATCGACATTCAAGTTACACAGGCAAATTGTCCGATTACAAGTAGGTACCTTGAGAAACAAAGATTTGTGTCCGCCTCTTTCCCTAGTACACACTTGGATAAAAGAGGCGAAAACATTAGGAATTAGGAATTAG
- a CDS encoding CPP1-like family protein: protein MSELNPYEQLGVTENASFEEIQVAKQNLKEQHQNDSLVLESIEIAYDTIIMQRLRLRQEGKIKVPEQIRFPEKIKTIETQKSPSVSNTQINPKIFLWLNDLLDQPSYKDLIFNGVIFLLLIVVSIFNTNLSMLPLLLTVGVGTSFYILYKKQKMFWRSIGITFITFIAGICIANILLNILMATGLNVSLESEQFASLFTFCLLWLVSNFIR, encoded by the coding sequence ATGAGTGAGTTAAATCCTTATGAACAATTAGGGGTGACAGAAAATGCTTCTTTTGAAGAAATACAAGTAGCAAAACAAAATCTGAAAGAACAACATCAAAATGATTCACTTGTATTAGAAAGTATCGAAATAGCTTATGATACAATTATCATGCAAAGATTAAGATTAAGACAAGAAGGAAAAATTAAAGTACCCGAACAAATTAGGTTTCCTGAAAAGATTAAAACGATCGAAACTCAAAAATCTCCTTCTGTTTCTAATACTCAAATTAACCCAAAAATATTTCTTTGGTTAAATGATTTGTTAGATCAACCTTCTTATAAAGATCTTATTTTTAATGGGGTTATTTTTTTATTATTAATTGTCGTTAGTATTTTTAACACTAATCTATCAATGTTACCTCTTTTATTAACTGTAGGAGTTGGTACAAGTTTTTATATTTTATATAAAAAACAAAAAATGTTTTGGAGATCGATCGGGATTACTTTTATTACTTTTATTGCCGGTATATGTATAGCAAATATTTTGTTAAATATTCTCATGGCTACTGGACTAAATGTCAGTTTAGAATCTGAACAATTTGCCTCTTTATTTACATTTTGTTTATTATGGTTGGTAAGTAATTTTATTCGTTAA
- a CDS encoding response regulator transcription factor — MEVVSVKILVVDDDIAIANLITRFLKQKQYQVEFANDGKTAREIFQRFRPDLVILDINLPDTLGYNLCEEMQNNNDVFILMLTSRTDVEDKKKGFLIGADDYLTKPFDLEELEFRVQAILRRRRLVKSEEINLIELGDLLINPETREVKFQNQNLIFTSLEFDLLYFLASNPGKVWRREDLVANVWQNNPIGDNRVVDVHIGQIRRKIELDSNNPRYITTVRGVGYKFDYKPE, encoded by the coding sequence ATGGAAGTCGTTTCAGTTAAAATTCTTGTCGTTGATGATGATATTGCGATCGCAAATTTAATCACTCGTTTTCTTAAACAAAAACAATATCAAGTGGAATTTGCCAATGATGGTAAAACCGCTAGAGAGATTTTTCAGCGTTTTCGTCCAGATTTAGTTATTCTCGACATTAATTTACCCGATACACTTGGCTATAATCTGTGTGAAGAAATGCAAAATAATAACGATGTTTTTATTCTCATGCTTACCAGTCGTACAGACGTTGAAGATAAGAAAAAAGGTTTTTTGATAGGCGCAGATGATTATTTAACCAAACCTTTTGACTTAGAAGAATTAGAGTTTAGAGTACAGGCAATTCTGCGACGAAGAAGATTAGTTAAATCGGAAGAAATTAATCTTATTGAATTAGGAGATTTATTAATTAATCCAGAAACAAGAGAAGTAAAATTTCAAAATCAAAATCTAATATTTACCAGTTTAGAATTTGATCTCCTTTACTTTCTCGCCAGTAATCCCGGAAAAGTTTGGCGTAGAGAAGATTTAGTTGCCAACGTATGGCAAAACAATCCGATCGGTGATAATAGAGTTGTAGATGTTCATATTGGGCAAATTCGTCGTAAAATCGAATTGGACTCAAATAATCCCCGTTATATCACCACTGTTAGAGGTGTTGGCTATAAATTTGACTATAAACCGGAATAA
- a CDS encoding PAM68 family protein, which produces MPSSSNRNSLPFEPKKNKKVVKKATNNTPINKSDKNFQEKKESASLREIPEVVSKRMIRRMAIFSGMPTGLGIFSFFAFYFVVKQEWFKVPNTAVLLVSMGLFGLGVLGLSYGILSTSWDEERVGTWWGWSDFTLNFSRMTSAWRNARQESINNK; this is translated from the coding sequence ATGCCATCTTCATCTAATCGTAACTCTTTACCTTTTGAACCCAAAAAAAATAAAAAAGTTGTTAAAAAAGCAACTAATAATACTCCGATAAATAAATCTGACAAAAATTTTCAAGAAAAAAAAGAAAGTGCATCCTTACGAGAAATTCCTGAAGTTGTCAGTAAAAGAATGATTCGGAGAATGGCTATTTTTAGCGGAATGCCTACAGGTTTAGGTATTTTTTCCTTCTTTGCATTTTATTTTGTAGTAAAACAAGAATGGTTTAAAGTACCTAATACCGCCGTTTTACTGGTCAGTATGGGTTTATTTGGGTTAGGTGTGTTAGGTTTAAGTTATGGCATTCTTTCCACATCATGGGATGAAGAAAGAGTTGGTACTTGGTGGGGTTGGTCAGATTTTACCCTCAATTTTAGCAGAATGACCTCTGCATGGAGAAACGCACGACAAGAATCTATTAATAATAAATGA
- the rpsO gene encoding 30S ribosomal protein S15, giving the protein MSLTQEKKQEIISKYQVHETDTGSSNLQVALLTERISQLTEHLKVNKKDHSSRRGLLKLIGQRKSLLGYIKKGSPQAYQDLIKQLGIRG; this is encoded by the coding sequence ATGAGCTTAACTCAAGAAAAAAAACAAGAAATTATCAGTAAATATCAAGTTCACGAAACTGACACCGGATCATCTAATTTACAAGTAGCTCTACTAACCGAAAGAATTAGTCAACTCACCGAACACTTAAAAGTAAACAAAAAAGATCATTCTTCCCGTAGAGGACTTTTAAAATTAATCGGTCAACGCAAAAGTTTATTAGGTTATATTAAAAAAGGAAGTCCTCAAGCATATCAGGACTTAATCAAACAATTAGGTATTCGTGGTTAA
- a CDS encoding DUF4126 domain-containing protein gives MTIENLSLIQILAILSASAAGGMRIGLPLLIIGIVRLDQLWSNIPFLSSIDPQIIIGILTSWSLFELLGTKKLIGLRIVQIIQLLLSPFVGAFMAIGVARLIDVQITPLWLLGLTGGLLALVLKLVLVGWFFRLGRIPIIVIFIEDFLSAGLVIFALKSPQNGGLIAMMLLWLALRSSTEWKYRFKKKKDNYV, from the coding sequence GTGACTATAGAAAATCTCTCTCTGATTCAAATTTTGGCTATTTTATCCGCTTCCGCCGCCGGTGGTATGAGAATTGGTTTACCTCTATTAATTATTGGCATAGTACGCCTTGATCAATTATGGAGTAATATTCCTTTTCTATCATCGATCGATCCTCAAATAATTATTGGCATTTTAACAAGTTGGTCATTATTTGAGTTACTAGGTACAAAAAAACTTATTGGTTTAAGAATAGTACAAATTATTCAACTTTTATTGAGTCCTTTTGTCGGCGCATTTATGGCTATTGGTGTAGCTCGTTTAATTGATGTACAAATTACTCCTTTATGGTTATTAGGTTTAACAGGAGGATTATTAGCCTTAGTCTTAAAATTAGTTTTAGTGGGGTGGTTTTTTCGCTTAGGTAGAATTCCTATTATAGTGATTTTTATAGAAGATTTTTTATCCGCAGGATTAGTCATTTTTGCTCTCAAATCTCCACAAAATGGTGGTTTAATTGCTATGATGTTACTCTGGTTGGCTTTACGTAGTTCCACTGAATGGAAATATCGATTTAAAAAAAAGAAAGATAACTATGTTTAA
- the recF gene encoding DNA replication/repair protein RecF (All proteins in this family for which functions are known are DNA-binding proteins that assist the filamentation of RecA onto DNA for the initiation of recombination or recombinational repair.), with translation MFLKSIKLSYFRNYIEEEIFFNSNKVIILGNNAQGKSNLLESIELLSTLKSHRTNRDQDLVYKDRIYSKITANVIRKFSDYNLEIMLPFKGKRELSINQEKLTRNLDFLGVVNTVLFSSLDIDLVRGSPECRRNWVDNLLTQLEPVYSYIIKQYNQVLKQRNALLKNFKKQGINSYQELSSSQELELKLWDDKLIENGCRVMRRRGRVLNKLEPFAKFWHNQISDKTEKLEIIYLPNICYQKDDIEEIHNNIKLQIEEKRNAEIAMSMTLVGPHRDEIDFIINDTTARNYGSQGQQRTLVLSLKLAELQLIEQVIGEPPLLLLDDVMAELDLKRQQQLLDSLGNRFQTFITTTHLNYFDNNLLEEAQIIEIKKGKKINN, from the coding sequence ATGTTTTTAAAAAGTATAAAGCTAAGTTATTTTCGTAATTATATTGAGGAAGAAATTTTTTTCAATAGTAATAAGGTTATTATACTTGGTAATAATGCTCAGGGAAAATCAAATTTATTAGAATCGATCGAGTTGTTATCTACATTAAAAAGTCATCGCACTAATAGAGATCAAGATTTAGTTTATAAAGATAGAATTTATAGTAAAATTACTGCCAATGTTATTCGTAAATTTTCTGATTATAATTTAGAAATTATGTTGCCTTTTAAGGGTAAAAGAGAGCTAAGTATTAATCAAGAAAAATTGACTAGAAATTTAGATTTTTTAGGGGTTGTTAATACAGTTCTTTTTTCTAGTTTAGATATAGATTTAGTGAGAGGTTCTCCTGAATGTAGAAGAAATTGGGTAGATAATCTTCTAACTCAATTAGAACCAGTATATTCTTATATTATTAAGCAGTATAATCAAGTTTTAAAACAAAGAAATGCACTATTAAAAAATTTTAAAAAACAAGGAATTAATAGTTATCAAGAATTATCATCTTCTCAAGAATTAGAGTTAAAATTATGGGATGATAAATTGATAGAAAATGGATGTAGAGTGATGAGAAGAAGAGGCAGAGTATTAAATAAATTAGAACCTTTTGCTAAATTTTGGCACAATCAAATTAGTGATAAAACAGAAAAATTAGAAATTATTTACCTCCCGAATATATGTTATCAAAAAGATGATATTGAGGAAATACATAACAATATCAAGTTACAAATAGAAGAAAAACGTAATGCAGAAATTGCTATGAGTATGACATTAGTGGGGCCTCATCGAGATGAAATTGATTTTATTATTAATGATACAACTGCCAGAAATTATGGTTCTCAAGGACAACAAAGAACATTAGTATTGTCACTGAAATTAGCAGAATTGCAGTTAATTGAACAAGTTATAGGTGAACCACCTTTACTATTATTAGATGATGTGATGGCAGAATTAGATTTAAAACGGCAACAACAATTATTAGATTCTTTGGGAAACCGTTTTCAAACTTTTATCACCACTACACACTTAAATTATTTTGATAATAATTTGTTAGAAGAAGCTCAAATTATTGAAATAAAGAAAGGTAAAAAAATTAATAATTAG
- the aroF gene encoding 3-deoxy-7-phosphoheptulonate synthase: MIVVMKVGTPEAEVNRVGEELTTWGLSPEKIVGQHKVVIGLVGETASLNPEQIQEVSPWIETVLRVEKPFKRASLDYRHGQPSEVVVPTPNGNVTFGLNHPVVIVAGPCSVENEEMIVETAKRVKAAGAKFLRGGAYKPRTSPYDFQGHGESALELLAAARDASGLGIITEVMDTADLDIIVEFADVIQVGARNMQNFSLLKKVGAQPKPVLLKRGMSATISEWLMAAEYILAAGNPNVILCERGIRTFDREFARNVLDLSVIPVLRSLTHLPIMIDPSHGTGKAEYVPSMAMAAIAGGTDSLMIEVHPNPAKALSDGPQSLTPDAFDRLVQELSIIGKAVDRWETPVPVLA; encoded by the coding sequence ATGATCGTTGTAATGAAAGTGGGTACTCCCGAAGCCGAAGTTAATCGTGTTGGAGAGGAATTAACCACATGGGGATTAAGCCCAGAAAAAATTGTTGGGCAACATAAAGTAGTTATTGGTTTAGTGGGAGAAACCGCTTCCCTCAACCCTGAGCAAATTCAAGAAGTTAGTCCTTGGATTGAGACAGTTTTACGAGTAGAAAAACCTTTCAAACGTGCTAGTTTAGATTATCGTCATGGACAACCTAGTGAAGTTGTTGTCCCTACTCCTAACGGTAATGTTACTTTTGGATTAAATCATCCTGTAGTTATTGTAGCTGGTCCTTGTTCAGTAGAAAACGAAGAAATGATCGTAGAAACTGCCAAAAGAGTAAAAGCGGCAGGGGCAAAATTTTTAAGAGGAGGTGCTTATAAACCTCGTACCTCTCCTTATGATTTCCAGGGCCATGGAGAAAGTGCTTTAGAATTGTTAGCGGCTGCTAGAGATGCTTCTGGATTAGGTATTATTACGGAAGTAATGGATACCGCAGACTTGGATATTATTGTCGAATTTGCTGATGTTATCCAAGTTGGTGCAAGAAATATGCAAAACTTTTCCTTATTAAAAAAAGTAGGGGCTCAACCTAAACCTGTTCTCTTAAAAAGAGGAATGTCTGCCACTATTTCCGAATGGTTGATGGCCGCTGAATATATCCTTGCCGCCGGGAATCCTAATGTCATCTTATGTGAAAGAGGTATTCGCACGTTCGATCGAGAATTTGCCCGTAATGTTTTAGATTTATCTGTAATTCCAGTATTACGATCTTTGACTCATTTACCAATTATGATTGATCCTAGTCACGGTACTGGTAAAGCAGAATATGTGCCTAGTATGGCTATGGCCGCTATCGCTGGTGGTACAGACTCTTTAATGATTGAGGTACATCCCAATCCAGCTAAAGCCCTATCTGACGGCCCTCAATCTTTGACTCCTGATGCTTTCGATCGATTAGTTCAAGAATTATCCATAATTGGTAAAGCAGTCGATCGTTGGGAGACACCCGTTCCTGTTTTAGCATAA